Within the Pseudomonas sp. SL4(2022) genome, the region CGTGAGCCAGGAGACCTGCCATCGAAGCCGGGCGTTTATGCCCATTCCCTCAATCCGGATCATCGCGCGGTGGGCGCGGTACAGGAATCTCAATGCACATCGAACCAGAAGTCGTTACTGGCGCCAAAATCTTTCTTAGTTATGCCACCGCTGCAGGTGCCTTTGGCCTCTGTGCCAAGCTTGCGCTCGACAGCGTGCGCAACAATGGCGGCGCTGCCGCCCTGGCATTACGCAGCGTGCTGACCACTGCCCTGGTGTTCTGTTTCTTCGAAGTATTTCCGCACCACGCGGTCGGGGTTTCCGAGGTGCATCTGATCCTCGGTTCGACCCTGCTGCTGCTGTTCGGCGCAGGTGCCGCGGCGATGGGGCTGGCGTTCGGCCTGTTGCTGCAAGGGCTGCTGTTCGCTCAATTTGACTTGCCGCAGTACGGCATGAACGTTACGACGCTGCTGGTGCCGCTGTGGGCGATCAGCCTGCTGGCCAAGCGCATCATCGCGCCGGGTACCGCCTATGTGGACCTTTCCTACAAGCAGGCACTGGCGCTGTCGACGGCCTATCAGGGTGGCATTGTCGCCTGGGTCGGCTTCTGGGCGTTCTACGGGAATGGTTTCTCCGGCGAGAACCTGGCCGCCGTGGGCAGTTTCGGCCTGGCCTATATGAGCGTCATTCTGATCGAGCCACTGGTCGATCTGGGTGTGCTGGCTGCCGCCAAGGCGCTGTCCGCTTATAGCCGTGGGCCGCTGTTCAACGTGCGTCTGCATCAGGCTGCCTGAGGCTGACGCCAGACCCGGCGGCTGCCGCCGGGTGGGTGTCCACGGGTGATCTTGCGCTATCCCAAGCGCGGCGGATCAGGGCAAGATAGAGCCTGTCCGATCAGCCAGGAAGATGCCTTGTGAGCCTTTGTTCCGATGACTTCGTTGTCGCCACCACCGCCGAAGAGGCGGTGGACCGCCTCGCCGCGCTGCACCAGCAGGCCACCCGCGCGCTCAGTCAGGCGCTCAAGCGTTACCTGAAAGAGCGCAGCAAACCCGACTCTGCGCAGCAGTGTCAGTTCCGCTACCCCGAATTACGTCTGACCTACCTGTGTCAGGGCGAAGTGCCGACGACCGTGCGCGCCTATGCCAAGGTGCAAGTGCCGGGCACCTACAGCGTCACCGTGACCCATCCCGCGGCGTTCCGCAAATACCTGCTGGAGCAGCTGCGCCCCTTGATGAGCGACTTCACCGTGCGCGTGGAAGTCGGCATCAGCCAGCAGAACATTCCGTATCCGTACGTGGTCGAGCAGGGCGATGAGCTGGCCGGCTCCGGGGTCACCGCCGCCGAGCTGGCGCGCGTATTCCCCAGCACCGACCTGTCCGCCGCCACCGATGGCACCGCCGACGGCCTGTATGACTGGGAAAACACCGACCCGCTGCCGCTGGCGCTGTTCGATGCGGCGCGGGTGGATTTCTCCCTGCGCCGTCTGGTGCATTACACCGGCAGCGACTGGCGGCATGTGCAGCCGTGGATTTTGCTGACCAACTACCACCGTTACGTTGACCAGTTCATTCGCCATGGTCTGGATATGCTGGTGGGCGAATCGCGCTTCACGCGCATGGTGCTGCCGGGCAATGTGGTGATCGAGCGCGGCATGGCCGAAGGCGAGATGCAGGCCATCATCGAGAACGTCATCTGGCACCGTTATCAGATGCCGGCCTATCACCTGCAAACAGACGATGGCCACGGTATCACCCTGGTCAACATTGGCGTCGGCCCGTCCAACGCGAAGAACATCACCGACCATTTGGCCGTGCTGCGCCCGCATTGCTGGCTGATGATTGGCCACTGTGGTGGCCTGCGTCAGTCGCAGACCATCGGTGACTACGTGCTGGCTCACGCCTACATGCGCCGCGACGGCATCCTTGATCGCGTATTGCCGCCGCATATCCCGCTACCCGCGCTGGCCGAGGTGCAGCAGGCGTTGCAGGAAGCGGCCAAGCTGGTGACCGGTGAAGAGGGCGATGAGCTGAAGAAGCGCCTGCGTACCGGCACCGTGCTGACCTATGACGACCGCAACTGGGAGCTGCGCTGGGCCCAGGAGCGGCCGTTGATCAACCTCTCCCGTGCCGTGGCGGTGGACATGGAAAGCGGCACCATCGCCGCGCAAGGTTATCGCCTGCGGGTGCCCTACGGCACGCTGCTGTGCGTGTCGGACAAACCGCTGCACAGCGAGATCAAGCTGCCCGGTGCGGCCGGTGCCTTCTACGAGCGCGCGGTGACCCAGCACCTGCACATCGGCATCACCGCGCTGGAACTGATGCGCAGCCAGCTCAACTCGCTGCACTCACGCAAGCTGCGCAGCTTTGATGAGCCGCCGTTCCGCTAATCTGCGCTGTGGCTCAGAGCCTGCTGCAGCCAGATGCAGAAACTGCGAGTCAGTGGGTCGCTTTCGCTGTCGCGGTGCACCAGCCAGGCCCAGTTGGGGCCGCGCACCGTCTGTTCCACCAACGGTTGCAGCAGGCCGTTACGCCGTACCTGGTCAGCCAGCAACTGGCTGACCAGGGCGATGCCCAGGCCCTGGCTGGCGGCATCCAGCAGCAGGCCGGGGTCGGAGAAGTTCAGCCCGTGACTCTGCTGGCCCACGTCCATGCCACCTTGAACCGCCCAATGGCTCCAGTCCATTTCCCGTTCGCCATGCAAGGTGGTGCGTTCGCTGTGCGCCGTTGCCCATAAAGCCGGGTGGCAGGCCGGGTAGAGCCGATCTTCCAGCAGTACGCGAAAGCTGCATTCGGCTTGAGCGCTGAGGTCGTCGCGCACCGCGATGTCGATGGTTTGTGCGGCCATGTCCGGTACGTCATCGCTGGTGAACAGCCACAGGTCGATTTCCGGGTGCAGGCGATGGAATTCGCCCAGGCGCGGCACCAGCCAATGGCGAGCGAATGCAGGTGTGGTGTTGACCACCAGTTGATTGGGCTTGCGGTATTGCTCCAGGCGACGGATGCCCACGGCCAGTTGCTGCAGCAGCGATTGCGTGGTGCTGAGCAAGTCGTGCCCGGCATCCGTCAGGCTGACGCTGCGGCCACTGCGGAAGAACAGCGGCTGTTCGAGAAAGCTTTCCAAGCTGCGGATCTGCTGGCTGATAGCGGACTGGGTCAGGTGCAGCTCCTCGGCAGCCTTGTGGAAGCTGCCCAGACGTGCGGCGGCTTCGAAGCCGCGCAGGGCATTCAATGGTGGCCAGTGCTTGAGCATGATTGATAAGTCCTGCTAATCAGAAGTGTGCAAAATCTATCGTTTGTTGCCGCATTTTTACAGGCCTAGCATGGAAGTCATCTCCGCATTCGCGGTTTTAAGTGATAACAATGACTTAACTGAAGGCACTTGTATGCAGCATAACGCAGTCGCAGCAAACTCCTGGTTTATGCCCGCCGAATGGGTTCCGCATGCCGCCACTTGGATGGCCTTCCCGCACAATAAAGCGCTCTGGGAGTCGGGCTGGGGCGTGACGCTGGCCGAGGTGCAGGTTGATTTTGCCCGCGTGGCCAACGCCATTGCGCGCTTCGAACCGGTGAAAATGGTGGTCGACCCGTCCGCTGTGGCCCGTGCCCGCGAGCTGTGTGGTGCCAATATCGAGCTGGTCGAACTGGCCATCAATGACAGCTGGTGCCGTGACTCCGGCCCCAGCTTTGTCTGCCATCCGCAGTTGGGGCTGGCCGGTGTGAGCTGGCGCTTCAATGCCTGGGGTGGAAAATCCGCCCATGATCTGGACGAGAGCCTGGCCCGGCGCATCCTCAACGGCCTGGGTCTGGAGTGCTTCGGCACACCGCTGTCCAACGAGGGCGGGGCGATCCATGTGGACGGTGAGGGTACCCTGATTACCACCGAATCGGTGCTGCTCAACCCCAACCGCAATCCGGGCATGAGCAAGGCCGAGATGGAAGAGGTCTTCACCCGCCTGCTGGGCGTGAAGAAGACCATCTGGCTGCCGGGCGATCCGCAATACGTTACGGGCGACATGACCGACGGCCATGTGGATGGTGTGTGCGCCTTCGCCAAGCCGGGTGCGCTGCTGGTCGACGCCACCCATGACAAGGGTTCGGTCTATGCCGAGGTAGTACGTGAGAACCGTCGCGCCCTGGAGCTGGCTACCGATGCCCGTGGCCGTCAGTTCGAGCTGATCGACCTCTATGAGGCCACCGACGCCGTGGACACCGAGGCGGAAGTGTTCTGCGCTTCCTACACCAACTTCTACATCTGCAATGGCGCGATCATCATGCCGGCCTATGGTATTGCCGCCGATGATGAGGCAGCCGCTACCCTGCGCATGGCCTTCCCGGGCCGCGAAGTGGTGCCGGTGCAGATCAACCAGTTGGCTCATGGCGGCGGCGGGGTGCATTGCATCACCCAGCAGCAGCCGGCCTGGCCGTTGAAGGGGTGAGGTCATGAGTAAGCTGACCGTCGCCACCACCCAGTTCGCCTGCAGCTGGGACCTGAAACAGAACCTAGACCGTGCCGAGGAACTGGTGCGTGAAGCCGCTGCTAAAGGCGCGCAACTGATCCTGCTGCAGGAGCTGTTCGCCACCCCGTATTTCTGCATCGAGCAGGACCACAAGCACCTGGCGCTGGCCGAAGAGTACAAGAGCAGTCCGCTGCTCAAGCGCTTCGCCGCGCTGGCTGGTGAGTTGGGTGTGGTATTGCCGCTGTCCTGGTTCGAGAAGGCCGGCAATGCCTACTTCAATTCGCTGACCGTGGCCGATGCCGATGGCCGCCTGCTCGGGGTGTATCGCAAGACGCATATCCCCAATGCCATCGGCTATCAGGAGAAGGAATACTTCAGTCCAGGCGATACCGGCTTCCGTGTTTGGGACACCGCCTTCGGTCGCATCGGTGTGGGTATCTGCTGGGATCAGTGGTTCCCCGAGACAGCCCGCTGTCTGGCCCTGCAGGGGGCCGAAGTGTTGCTGTTCCCCACCGCCATCGGTTCCGAGCCGGGCGCTGCAGCGCTGGACTCGCGTGATCACTGGCAGCTGACCCAGCGTGGCCACGCGGCCGCCAACATCATGCCGGTGATTGCCGCCAACCGTGTCGGCCGTGAAGTGGCGACCACCGACCCGGCGTTGCAGATGAGCTTCTACGGCTCGTCCTTTATCACCGACCACAAGGGCAAGCTGCTGGCTGAAGCCGACCGCGACACCAGCGGTGTGCTGGTCCGTGAACTGGACTTGGCAGCCATGCGCGAAGAGCGCCTGACCTGGGGCGTCTACCGCGACCGCCGGCCGGAAATGTACGGGCCGCTGCTAGGTCTGGACGGCCAGAAAACGCATATCCACTGGCAAGCGCCGGGAGTCTGAGCATGAACGCATTGAACAAGCTGTTGGTTGGCTCGCTGAGCCTGGCGCTGGGTTGTGCTGTGCTCTCGGCCAAAGCCGAAGAGAAAACCCTGAAGCTGTATAACTGGGCCGATTATTTTGCCGAGGACACCCTGACCCGGTTCACCCAGGAAACCGGTATCAAGGTCATCTACGACGTCATGGACAGCAGTGAGACGCTGGAAGCCAAGATGATGTCGGGACGCAGCGGTTATGACCTGATTTTCCCCGGTGACACCGTGGCCGAACGGCTGATGCGTGCCGGTGCTCTTAAAAAGTTGGACAAGAGCAAGCTGGAGCATCTGGACGATATCGAGCCTGGCTTGCGTACTCTGCAGACCCAGTACCCGTATTCGCGACACGCCACGGTACCCTACACCTGGGGCTCGATCGGATTGACCTACAACACGCAAATGATTGAGCAGCGCATGCCCAATGCGCCGGTCAATAGTCTGGACATGTTGTTTAAGCCTGAACTGGCGGCCAAGTTCGCCGACTGTGGCATCTCAATGATTGACTCGCCCGATGAAGTGCTGGCCGTGGTGCTCAATTACCTGGGGCATGAACCGCGCAGCGGCAAAGAGCATGAGCTGGCCGAGGCGCTGACGTTGCTGAAAAGCATCAAGCCCTATATCCGCAAGTTCCAGTCACAGCCGGTCACGCAGTTGGTGAATGGCGAGATCTGCCTGTCGCTCGGCTACAGCGGTGATATGACCCAGGCTCAGCGCACCGCTGACGAAGCAGGCGCGGAGATTACCTTTGGTTACCGCATACCTGTTCAGGGCAGCACCATCTGGATGGACACCATGGCCATCCCGGCAGATGCCCAGCACCCGGAACATGCCTATGCGCTGATCAATTTCATCATGCGTCCCGAGAACATGGCGGCCATCAGTAATGCCACCGGGTATCCCACCTCCAGCGCCAAGGCCCGACCACTGGTGGCGGAGGATATGCGCAACAACCCCGACCTCTATGCCGATGAAACCACCTACGCACGGCTGATTCCCGGCAAGGACATCCCGCAGCGCGATATGCGCGCGCGGATGCGTGCCTGGAGCACGTTCAAGTCTGACCTCTAGTTTGGCCTGACTGCTCGTACCCCCTGAGGCCCTCGGTCGGCCAACTGCAATGCCTCGGGTGCGCTAAGGCGGCAGCGTGCTGCCGCGTCGGCCGCAACAGCAGGGGCATGACGCATCGATTTAGGGGCTTTCGGCCGCCAGCAAGAGTAACGCGTACAACCGCCTGTGGCGGCTGTGGAGCAGCATCCCATGGAGGGGAGACCAGACGCCGAGAACGGTGCAGACCGGCGGGTAATCACCATAAGACGAGGGTGCAGAACAATGTCTACACGTCGTGATTTCATCAAGCAACTGACAGCCGCTGCAGGTTTGGGTGTCGTAGCAAGCATGGGTATAGGCCTGAGTGCACCGCAGGTGCGTGCGGCATTGGGTAATAGCTGGTACATGCCCGACGAAAACGAGCTGCAAGAGCGCATCTTTCTTGCGTTCGCCGCGTCGGCGGCAACCTGGGAGGATTGGGCGGCACCGGTCAATGACTGTATTGCGTTGCTGGCCAGAACCATTGCCCGTTATCAGCCGGTGACGGTGCTGTGCCGTGCAAATCAGCTTTCGCTCGCCCGTCGCAAGTGCGGCACGACCAATATCAAGTTCCTCACCATGCCGCTCAACGATATCTGGGTGCGCGACTACGGCGGCACCTTCGTGGTGGATGGTCAAGGCGGGCGTGGCCTGGTTGATTTCAACTTCAATGGCTGGGGCAACAAGCAAGCTCACGCCAGCGATGCTCAGGTGGCGGATGCATTGAGCTACGAAACGTCGGCCACCTATGTCGCCAGCATGCTGACAGGTGAGGGTGGCGGCATCGAAGTGGATGGTCACGGCACGGCAATCATGACCGAGAGCTGCTGGGTTAACAGCAACCGCAACCCGGGCTGGACGCGGGCGCAGATCGAGGCCGAGTTGAAGGCCAACCTGGGGCTGCGCAAGATCATCTGGTTGCCGGGCATCAAGGGCAAGGACATCACGGATGCTCATGTCGATTTCTATGCACGCTTCGCCTCCAGGGGGGTGGTGATCGCGAACCTCGACAATGACCCTAAGTCCTATGACTACGCGGTTACCCGCACCCACCTTGAGATACTCAAGAACGCCACCGATGCAGACGGCAACAAGCTGGCGATACACACCCTGCCGCCACCCCTGAAGAAACGCAGCAACGTCTACACCCAGAACAACCCGGATTTTGCGGCCGGCTACATCAATTACCTGCCGATCAATGGCGCGGTGATCGTGCCGCAGTTCGGTGACGCCGCCGCTGACACATTCGCCAGGGACCTGCTGACCAGGCTGTATCCGGGGCGCGCGGTGGTGCAAGTGAATATCGACCCGCTTGCTGCGGGTGGCGGTGGCATCCATTGCGTGAGCAAAAACATGCCGGCGGTCTAGGTGCGTTTAGCGCCATAAGGGGTTTTGCGTAGCCCCTTATGGCACGGTGTTGAACGGGTGCCGCTGCGCCATGCGCATTGTTTTTTCAGCCAGCCATTCTGAATTTTTCGCGGCCGTATGGTTGCCACGCTATGTTTTTAAAGCCTTACCGACCGTTATGGCTGTTGCTGCTGGCAACGGTTTCTGAAACCACCCCGTGTCCGCTATGAGGCTGGCGCGGACGTACTAAGAGGGCATTTCTAATGCGCAGTTCACGCTCGTTGGCGCTGGTGCTGCTGTTCGGCAGCAGTCTGGTCGTGGCCGATGAATCCGCCACCCTGTTGTTGCACAACGCCAAGATTTATACCGTCAATGCGCAGCAGCCCTGGGCCAGCGCGATGGTGATCGATGATGACGGCAGTATCCTCGCTATCGGGGATGACGATGACGTGGCCGAGTATGTCGACGACGAAACCGAGGTTGTCGATATTCAGGGGCGTTTGCTGTTGCCCGGATTTCAAGATACCCATGCCCATGTTCTGGATGCTTCCTCCGAAGCCCAGGGCGACTGCCAGGTTTCACCGCAGGACGACGTTGCGCAGTGGCTTGTGGACATCCAGGCATGCAATGAACAAGACGCAGGCGAGTGGTTATTGGGCTGGGGCTTTTCGATCCACAGCCTGCTGGATGATGAGAACACCCCGCGTGAGCTGCTGGACAGCATCATTCCTGAGCGGCCGGTGGCGATCATGGAAGAAACGTCGCATTCGTACTGGCTTAACTCCAAGGCGCTGGAGTTGGCAGGTATCAATGACCAAACCGAGAATCCTGCCGGTGGTGTGATTCTGCGTGACGAGGCTGGGCGGGCCACTGGCCTCTTGCTGGACAATGCCGGAGACCTGGCGCTGGATAAAGCCTTGCCGCCCTCGCGGGCGTTAGCGGATGTCTACTATCAGGCGGTGCTCGCCGGGCAGGATGAGCTGGCTAAAAACGGCATCACTTCGGTTGCCGATGCCCGGGTATTCTGGCGGCGTGGGCATATGGAGGCCTGGCGTCGCGCGGCTGATCAGGACGAATTGACTGCACGCACGACCTTGGGGCTCTGGGCCTACCCGACACTGGATGACGACGAGCAACTGGACGCGCTTAAAGCCCTGTATGACGAAGGCTCAGATGAGAGCCTGCTGCGGGTCACACAGATCAAGTTTTATGTCGACGGCCTGATCCATAACACCACCGCGGTTATGAAACAGCCTTATCTGCAAAGCCTGCCCGGAGTCGACTCGCGAGGTGTTTACTACTTCACGCCCGAGCGCTTGACGCGCTATACCCGCGAGCTGAGTGAAGCCGGCTTTGACATGCATGTGCATGCCATTGGTGATCAGGCTGTTCGTGATGGACTGGATGCGTTCGCGGCGGCGGTGGCTGGCGGGCGTCATCGCTTGACCCACGTTGAACTGGTGGATCGCCGTGACGTGCCGCGCTTTAAGCAACAAGGCGTCATCGCAGACTTCCAGCCCAGCCCCTATTTTCAGCCCTCGTTCCTGAAGAGCAATGAGCCGATGATTGGTGATCGCGCCTACGCGATGCTGCCTATGCGTGAGCTGTATGACGCCGGTGCCCGGGTAACCCTTAGCTCTGACTGGGACGTTAACCCGGTTTCGCCATTGGGCATCATGCAAAACGCCCTTAGCTTAGGCTCGCGCAGCCTGCCTAGCCTGGAGGCGGCGGTTAAGGCCTATACCTTGGATGCGGCCTATACCCTGCGCCAGGAAAAGGACACCGGCTCGCTGGAAGTGGGTAAGCAAGCCGATCTCGTTGTGCTTGATCAGAACATCTTCGACTTGCCGATTAAACAGATTGGTCAGGCCAAGGTGCTTTGGACCTTGCTGGGCGGTGAGGAAACCTATCGCCATAAGAATTTTTGATCGCCTAACGTTGTGCCCGCACTGCTATTGGTGCGGGCACAACAATCATCAGCAGCTGGCGTCCAGCACCACCCGGTAACGCGCCTTGCCACTGCGCAAGTGGTCGATGGCTTCGTTGACCTTGCTCATGGGGAAGTGTTCGACCTGCGGCACAATCTGATGCCGCGCGCAGAATTCCAGCATGGTCGCCATGTTGCTCGGCGAACCAACCGGCGAGCCGGACAGGCTCTTCTGTTTTGGGATCAGGTTGAACACATGCACCGGGATGGCGCTGGGCACAATGCCGACAAAGTGCAGGCGGCCTTTGCCGCGCAACGTGCCGATCATGGCGTTCCAGTCCAGGTCGGCGCTGGCGGTGACCAAGAGGAAATCCAAGCTGCCGGCAATCGCTTTCAGCGCCGCGCTGTCAGTCGAGGCCACCACCTTGTGTGCGCCCAGGCGTTTGGCTTCTTCTTGTTTGCTCAGTGACGAAGTGAAGGCCGTTACCTCGCAGCCCCAAGCATTGAGGAAACCCAGCGCCAGATGGCCGAGGCCGCCGATGCCAACCACGCCAACCTTGTCGGTGGGCTTTACGTCAAAGTCCAGCAGCGGGCTGAACACTGTGGAACCGGCGCAGAACAGCGGGCCGACCAGCGCTGGATCAAGACCGTCCGGCAGCGGCACGGCCCAGGCCCAGTGGCTGCGCAGGCGGTCGGCGAAACCACCGTTGCTGCCGACAATCGTCGGTTTTACTGTGCCGCAGAGTTGGTGCGAGCCTTCCATGCACGAGCTGCAATGCATGCAGCTGCCCTTGTACCAGCCGATGCCCACGCGCTGGCCGAGCTTCAGGCCGCGTGCTTGCGGGCCGAGACGTACCACGGTGCCGACCACTTCATGACCGGGGATAAAGGGGTAGCGTGCATTGCCCCATTCGTTGTCGATCATCGACTGGTCAGAGTGGCAGATGCCGCAGTACTCCACGGCCACTTCAACGTCTTCGGCGCCCAGCGGGCCGGGGTCATAACTGAACTGTTCGAGGGGCGCGCCGGGGGCTTTGGCGGCCCAGCCGGTAAAGGTGTCGACGATGGATTCGGACGAACTCATAACAATGGCCTCGGGACGGGAAACACAACCTTGCCAGCATAGCCCGCTACACCGGCCAAGGCAGTGCGGATCACTCGGGCTGATAGTCCAACCGTGGCCTCGGTTACACTGGCCGCCTCATCACCGCTTGCTGGATTGTCTATGTCACGCCCACCTCGTCCTGCGTCCACTCGCCCATACAGCGGCAAACCTGCCGTGCGTCGCGTGGCCAAGGCGCCGCCTGCCGAGCCGCGCTTGCTGGTGCTGAACAAACCCTTTGATGTGCTGACCCAGTTCAATGACGAGCAGGGCCGCGCCACGCTCAAGGATTTTGTCGATGTGCCAGGCGTTTACCCGGCCGGACGACTG harbors:
- a CDS encoding energy-coupling factor ABC transporter permease, coding for MHIEPEVVTGAKIFLSYATAAGAFGLCAKLALDSVRNNGGAAALALRSVLTTALVFCFFEVFPHHAVGVSEVHLILGSTLLLLFGAGAAAMGLAFGLLLQGLLFAQFDLPQYGMNVTTLLVPLWAISLLAKRIIAPGTAYVDLSYKQALALSTAYQGGIVAWVGFWAFYGNGFSGENLAAVGSFGLAYMSVILIEPLVDLGVLAAAKALSAYSRGPLFNVRLHQAA
- the amn gene encoding AMP nucleosidase; this encodes MSLCSDDFVVATTAEEAVDRLAALHQQATRALSQALKRYLKERSKPDSAQQCQFRYPELRLTYLCQGEVPTTVRAYAKVQVPGTYSVTVTHPAAFRKYLLEQLRPLMSDFTVRVEVGISQQNIPYPYVVEQGDELAGSGVTAAELARVFPSTDLSAATDGTADGLYDWENTDPLPLALFDAARVDFSLRRLVHYTGSDWRHVQPWILLTNYHRYVDQFIRHGLDMLVGESRFTRMVLPGNVVIERGMAEGEMQAIIENVIWHRYQMPAYHLQTDDGHGITLVNIGVGPSNAKNITDHLAVLRPHCWLMIGHCGGLRQSQTIGDYVLAHAYMRRDGILDRVLPPHIPLPALAEVQQALQEAAKLVTGEEGDELKKRLRTGTVLTYDDRNWELRWAQERPLINLSRAVAVDMESGTIAAQGYRLRVPYGTLLCVSDKPLHSEIKLPGAAGAFYERAVTQHLHIGITALELMRSQLNSLHSRKLRSFDEPPFR
- a CDS encoding LysR substrate-binding domain-containing protein — its product is MLKHWPPLNALRGFEAAARLGSFHKAAEELHLTQSAISQQIRSLESFLEQPLFFRSGRSVSLTDAGHDLLSTTQSLLQQLAVGIRRLEQYRKPNQLVVNTTPAFARHWLVPRLGEFHRLHPEIDLWLFTSDDVPDMAAQTIDIAVRDDLSAQAECSFRVLLEDRLYPACHPALWATAHSERTTLHGEREMDWSHWAVQGGMDVGQQSHGLNFSDPGLLLDAASQGLGIALVSQLLADQVRRNGLLQPLVEQTVRGPNWAWLVHRDSESDPLTRSFCIWLQQALSHSAD
- a CDS encoding agmatine deiminase family protein, whose product is MQHNAVAANSWFMPAEWVPHAATWMAFPHNKALWESGWGVTLAEVQVDFARVANAIARFEPVKMVVDPSAVARARELCGANIELVELAINDSWCRDSGPSFVCHPQLGLAGVSWRFNAWGGKSAHDLDESLARRILNGLGLECFGTPLSNEGGAIHVDGEGTLITTESVLLNPNRNPGMSKAEMEEVFTRLLGVKKTIWLPGDPQYVTGDMTDGHVDGVCAFAKPGALLVDATHDKGSVYAEVVRENRRALELATDARGRQFELIDLYEATDAVDTEAEVFCASYTNFYICNGAIIMPAYGIAADDEAAATLRMAFPGREVVPVQINQLAHGGGGVHCITQQQPAWPLKG
- the aguB gene encoding N-carbamoylputrescine amidase gives rise to the protein MSKLTVATTQFACSWDLKQNLDRAEELVREAAAKGAQLILLQELFATPYFCIEQDHKHLALAEEYKSSPLLKRFAALAGELGVVLPLSWFEKAGNAYFNSLTVADADGRLLGVYRKTHIPNAIGYQEKEYFSPGDTGFRVWDTAFGRIGVGICWDQWFPETARCLALQGAEVLLFPTAIGSEPGAAALDSRDHWQLTQRGHAAANIMPVIAANRVGREVATTDPALQMSFYGSSFITDHKGKLLAEADRDTSGVLVRELDLAAMREERLTWGVYRDRRPEMYGPLLGLDGQKTHIHWQAPGV
- a CDS encoding extracellular solute-binding protein, with amino-acid sequence MNALNKLLVGSLSLALGCAVLSAKAEEKTLKLYNWADYFAEDTLTRFTQETGIKVIYDVMDSSETLEAKMMSGRSGYDLIFPGDTVAERLMRAGALKKLDKSKLEHLDDIEPGLRTLQTQYPYSRHATVPYTWGSIGLTYNTQMIEQRMPNAPVNSLDMLFKPELAAKFADCGISMIDSPDEVLAVVLNYLGHEPRSGKEHELAEALTLLKSIKPYIRKFQSQPVTQLVNGEICLSLGYSGDMTQAQRTADEAGAEITFGYRIPVQGSTIWMDTMAIPADAQHPEHAYALINFIMRPENMAAISNATGYPTSSAKARPLVAEDMRNNPDLYADETTYARLIPGKDIPQRDMRARMRAWSTFKSDL
- a CDS encoding agmatine deiminase family protein, with amino-acid sequence MSTRRDFIKQLTAAAGLGVVASMGIGLSAPQVRAALGNSWYMPDENELQERIFLAFAASAATWEDWAAPVNDCIALLARTIARYQPVTVLCRANQLSLARRKCGTTNIKFLTMPLNDIWVRDYGGTFVVDGQGGRGLVDFNFNGWGNKQAHASDAQVADALSYETSATYVASMLTGEGGGIEVDGHGTAIMTESCWVNSNRNPGWTRAQIEAELKANLGLRKIIWLPGIKGKDITDAHVDFYARFASRGVVIANLDNDPKSYDYAVTRTHLEILKNATDADGNKLAIHTLPPPLKKRSNVYTQNNPDFAAGYINYLPINGAVIVPQFGDAAADTFARDLLTRLYPGRAVVQVNIDPLAAGGGGIHCVSKNMPAV
- a CDS encoding amidohydrolase: MRSSRSLALVLLFGSSLVVADESATLLLHNAKIYTVNAQQPWASAMVIDDDGSILAIGDDDDVAEYVDDETEVVDIQGRLLLPGFQDTHAHVLDASSEAQGDCQVSPQDDVAQWLVDIQACNEQDAGEWLLGWGFSIHSLLDDENTPRELLDSIIPERPVAIMEETSHSYWLNSKALELAGINDQTENPAGGVILRDEAGRATGLLLDNAGDLALDKALPPSRALADVYYQAVLAGQDELAKNGITSVADARVFWRRGHMEAWRRAADQDELTARTTLGLWAYPTLDDDEQLDALKALYDEGSDESLLRVTQIKFYVDGLIHNTTAVMKQPYLQSLPGVDSRGVYYFTPERLTRYTRELSEAGFDMHVHAIGDQAVRDGLDAFAAAVAGGRHRLTHVELVDRRDVPRFKQQGVIADFQPSPYFQPSFLKSNEPMIGDRAYAMLPMRELYDAGARVTLSSDWDVNPVSPLGIMQNALSLGSRSLPSLEAAVKAYTLDAAYTLRQEKDTGSLEVGKQADLVVLDQNIFDLPIKQIGQAKVLWTLLGGEETYRHKNF
- the ahr gene encoding NADPH-dependent aldehyde reductase Ahr, which produces MSSSESIVDTFTGWAAKAPGAPLEQFSYDPGPLGAEDVEVAVEYCGICHSDQSMIDNEWGNARYPFIPGHEVVGTVVRLGPQARGLKLGQRVGIGWYKGSCMHCSSCMEGSHQLCGTVKPTIVGSNGGFADRLRSHWAWAVPLPDGLDPALVGPLFCAGSTVFSPLLDFDVKPTDKVGVVGIGGLGHLALGFLNAWGCEVTAFTSSLSKQEEAKRLGAHKVVASTDSAALKAIAGSLDFLLVTASADLDWNAMIGTLRGKGRLHFVGIVPSAIPVHVFNLIPKQKSLSGSPVGSPSNMATMLEFCARHQIVPQVEHFPMSKVNEAIDHLRSGKARYRVVLDASC